From a region of the Calliphora vicina chromosome 4, idCalVici1.1, whole genome shotgun sequence genome:
- the LOC135959097 gene encoding protamine-like, with translation MAKRVRSHSRRGRANRCMRPGPVTNNGYLNFLRKYRKSCCGMTPQETIVQGAKQWNKLPEKEKEKYSRMSKPRRRRSRSRSQSSKRCMRPGPITNNGYLNFLRDYRKQCCGMSPTETIRRGALRWMKLSEKEKEKYNRLAQRGRRRVC, from the exons ATG GCTAAACGTGTTCGCAGTCATTCTCGCAGAGGCAGAGCAAATCGATGTATGAGACCTGGGCCTGTAACTAACAATGGTTACTTAAATTTCCTACGAAAATATCGGAAATCGTGCTGTGGCATGACGCCACAAGAAACTATTGTACAAGGGGCCAAACAGTGGAACAAGTTGCCGGAAAAGGAGAAAGAAAAATATAGTCGAATG AGCAAACCTCGACGTCGTCGGAGTCGGAGTCGTTCTCAAAGCTCAAAGCGTTGCATGAGACCCGGCCCAATAACCAATAatggttatttaaattttttgcgtGACTATCGCAAACAATGCTGCGGCATGTCACCTACGGAAACCATAAGACGTGGCGCTCTAAGATGGATGAAACTTTCAGAAAAGGAAAAAGAAAAGTACAATCGTTTg GCCCAAAGAGGTCGTAGACGTGTGTGTTAG